Proteins from a genomic interval of Lolium perenne isolate Kyuss_39 chromosome 1, Kyuss_2.0, whole genome shotgun sequence:
- the LOC127343133 gene encoding uncharacterized protein, with translation MLRGGAGSRGGGAPAAAKPPRHRPPSRRARATAAAPEQKGGQASVLQDPVVSSVEESSFTFEFKRGSKRARKAMPPAEARIGKENWGEGLSNKPNAVPTRTPATKETSEEVEFTHCAPSIVARLMGLDTVPRSKKVLDRCQSDIQSNMRLKLSEGVQEVARVSCEDRPCRSSGDELPELKDVFEVTDMENMAMRNALQSSHEKPRPRSNDADLEFVRRKFLDAKRLSTDEGHRNSKEFGEALEILYSKKDLFLEILQESSTALSGFPGHILGYGGLQGSPHTSNGADGPLSGKDNLRRMEVECESEDSLSSMYLKETSAVPLEHLEPKERKGSRKFSQIVVLKPDLPRKSLPARRTMYQQDIIHFTAPANVQVLEPEGYTPEQKVRKQTAKRGSRTKRSGGEHYLAVGCQREKVSSASHDETLPISSSTHSAGSSVSRKARRHLSERWQLACQSNVKNSVPTDTRTLGEMLELTGRDVTKVTTQMVLPDPNSSHTNAQEMPAAPLGISSKDGWKTGIYCEDDSRGGIPRNFPRSKSLPASSTTATKLPGRRHPAPSPNLPILKDILNTPADDSGIAHVRKRSPIRKLKQKNGRVIFHAGKENMLPEKEIYVTSEKTRHSICTSDLPRASNIEHPLDVTCTDDQEEIDLVIPHDDVRNFEGQIGWTGQNLATSLPKPEQDITNHNQDKIALKEGESQLMEGDIAEIEQQTVKSIHTLSSGSYGFSSPTGSPQDSSGDEAAYSGIFKSVNDGIQGLRAQLKMLKMGDQVDACGDDSDAVSIEECNDIDISDYQVREEQLPIFRDEEDRDCTFVQEMLGTACDSPVYPEEWQFSSDVFLWLENKYSKLLLWSRSDRKLLFELVNSILADMTAPGSSLHSKMMMNSQPEIDWRKMAEKVWQTTLLMRRSYEPFDLDSVQPLPLDHQPELGVFGAEIAGMINDDVLEELVAELVA, from the exons ATGCTGCGCGGCGGCGCCGGATCTCGAGGCGGAGGAGCTCCCGCCGCGGCGAAGCCTCCCCGCCACCGCCCCCCGTCGCGCCGAG CGCGGGCGACGGCTGCGGCTCCGGAGCAGAAGGGCGGCCAAGCCTCGGTGCTGCAGGATCCGGTGGTGTCTTCCGTGGAGGAATCCTCT TTTACTTTCGAGTTCAAGAGGGGGTCCAAAAGGGCGAGGAAGGCAATGCCACCGGCTGAAGCTCGCATTGGGAAAGAGAACTGGGGAGAG GGACTCTCTAACAAGCCAAACGCGGTTCCTACAAGGACACCTGCGACGAAGGAGACGTCCGAGGAGGTGGAGTTCACTCACTGTGCGCCCAGTATTGTTGCAAGGCTGATGGGCCTTGACACCGTGCCGAGGTCCAAGAAGGTTCTTGACAGGTGCCAGAGTGACATCCAGAGCAATATGCGACTGAAGTTATCCGAAGGTGTTCAAGAGGTGGCCCGTGTTTCGTGTGAGGACAGGCCATGTCGGAGCAGTGGCGATGAGCTGCCAGAGTTGAAGGATGTCTTTGAGGTGACTGACATGGAGAACATGGCGATGCGCAACGCGTTGCAGTCCAGCCACGAGAAGCCACGCCCGAGAAGCAACGATGCTGATCTGGAGTTCGTGAGGCGCAAGTTCTTGGATGCAAAGCGCCTTTCCACCGACGAAGGCCACAGGAATTCTAAGGAATTTGGGGAAGCACTTGAGATACTGTACTCAAAAAAGGATCTGTTCCTTGAGATCCTTCAGGAGAGCAGTACTGCGCTGTCAGGATTCCCGGGACACATCCTTGGTTACGGTGGCTTGCAGGGCTCTCCCCATACAAGTAATGGTGCTGATGGGCCATTGTCTGGGAAAGATAACCTTCGCAGAATGGAAGTTGAGTGTGAGTCTGAGGATTCTCTTTCTAGTATGTATCTGAAAGAAACTTCAGCTGTGCCACTGGAGCATTTGGAACCAAAAGAGAGGAAGGGTTCAAGGAAGTTCTCGCAAATTGTTGTCCTGAAACCAGACCTTCCAAGGAAAAGTTTGCCCGCGCGCCGTACCATGTATCAGCAAGATATCATACATTTTACAGCACCTGCCAATGTTCAAGTTTTAGAACCAGAAGGATATACACCTGAACAGAAGGTTAGAAAACAAACAGCTAAAAGAGGTAGCAGAACGAAACGATCTGGGGGTGAACACTATCTTGCAGTTGGCTGTCAAAGGGAAAAGGTATCTTCTGCTTCTCATGATGAGACCCTGCCAATTTCTTCATCCACACATTCTGCTGGATCATCGGTCAGCAGAAAGGCCAGAAGGCACCTCTCTGAACGATGGCAGTTGGCCTGCCAATCCAATGTGAAAAATTCAGTTCCTACAGATACAAGAACATTAGGTGAGATGCTTGAACTGACTGGTAGAGATGTAACAAAAGTAACCACCCAAATGGTTTTGCCAGATCCAAACTCCAGTCACACTAATGCACAAGAGATGCCGGCTGCCCCCCTCGGTATTAGCAGTAAAGATGGTTGGAAGACGGGGATTTACTGTGAAGATGATTCTAGAGGTGGCATTCCTAGGAATTTTCCTAGGTCCAAGTCTCTCCCGGCCTCATCTACCACTGCCACAAAATTACCGGGTAGGAGGCATCCCGCGCCTTCTCCTAACTTGCCGATTCTGAAAGATATATTGAATACACCTGCTGACGATTCTGGAATTGCACATGTCAGGAAGAGATCaccaatcagaaaacttaagcagaAAAATGGGCGAGTTATCTTTCATGCTGGGAAGGAAAATATGCTCCCTGAGAAAGAAATTTATGTAACTTCAGAAAAAACAAGACACAGCATCTGCACTTCTGATCTGCCCAGGGCAAGCAACATAGAGCATCCTCTTGACGTTACTTGTACCGATGATCAAGAAGAAATTGATTTGGTTATTCCACATGATGATGTGCGTAATTTTGAAGGTCAGATAGGTTGGACAGGGCAAAATCTAGCAACATCGTTACCAAAGCCAGAACAAGACATAACAAATCATAATCAGGACAAGATTGCACTGAAG GAGGGGGAAAGCCAATTAATGGAGGGTGACATTGCTGAAATTGAGCAGCAAACAGTAAAGTCCATACATACTTTAAGCTCTGGGAGTTACGGATTCTCAAGTCCAACTGGTTCACCGCAGGATAGTTCTGGAGACGAGGCTGCTTATTCTGGAATCTTTAAAAGTGTCAACGATGGTATTCAAG GACTTAGAGCGCAGCTAAAGATGCTGAAGATGGGTGACCAAGTTGATGCCTGTGGAGATGATTCGGATGCAGTCTCAATCGAAGAGTGCAATGATATTGACATTTCAGATTACCAGGTGAGGGAAGAGCAGCTACCTATATTCAGGGATGAGGAGGACAGGGACTGCACTTTTGTCCAGGAGATGCTTGGCACTGCATGCGACTCTCCAGTCTACCCAGAAGAATGGCAATTCAGCTCAGATGTTTTCCTATGGCTAGAAAACAAGTACAGCAAGCTGCTCCTGTGGTCGAGGTCGGACAGGAAGCTTCTTTTTGAGCTTGTTAACTCTATCTTAGCTGACATGACGGCTCCGGGTAGCAGCTTGCATTCAAAAATGATGATGAACTCCCAGCCTGAAATCGACTGGAGAAAGATGGCTGAAAAAGTCTGGCAAACGACACTACTCATGCGAAGGAGCTATGAGCCATTTGATTTGGATAGTGTCCAACCTTTGCCACTGGACCATCAGCCTGAACTTGGTGTGTTCGGAGCAGAGATTGCAGGAATGATAAACGACGATGTTCTAGAAGAGCTTGTGGCCGAACTCGTAGCTTAA